In the genome of Thermoproteus tenax Kra 1, the window TCAAGACCCTCCCTCGATAAGGCGCCAACCTCTCAAATACCATGTTCACCTCATCGCTGACGACATAGACTATATCAGCGCCCAAGGTCTTCCCCAAGTCTGAGGCAGCCACCACCAAGGCTCTGTGAACTCCCCAGTTTCTCGGACCCGGCAAATCCGATAGGCGTTTGCCGAAGCTGACGCCGTCGAGCCTTAATGCAAAGGGAGGCTCTATGTAGTCCCTCGGAAGCTCCCGCGATCTATAGTCTACCTCCAGCTTAGAGGGCTCGGCCGAAAGGAGGGCTGATATTATTTTATCCACGTCAAGCCAGCTCTATGGCTATGGCGGTCCCGCCTCCAGTGCCGTGGCAGAGCGCCGCTATGCCGCGCTTGGCTCCCTTAACCTTTAATACAGATATTAGAGTGGTGATCACACGCGCTCCTGAGGCGCCCAAGGGATGGCCCAACGCGATTGCGCCTCCGAAGGGATTGAGCTTCTCATAGGACACCTGCAACACTCTGTGGAAGAGCACGTTGTTGACCGCAAAGGCCTCGTTGTTCTCAAAGTAGTCGAAATATGTTATATCTACGCCCAATTTCTTCAAAAGCTTCTGTACGGCGTAGATCGGCGCCTCTACGAACCTCCAAGGCTCCACCATATGCCAAGAATAGCCCAAGATCTTCGCCACAGGCCTTAGGCCGAGCTCCCTCGCTCTCTCTGCCGAGGCTAAGACTAACACAGCCGCGCCGTCTGAGAGTTGGCTCGAGTTTCCGGCCGTAAGCACTCCGTCTGGCCTGAAGGCGGGCTTGAGCTTGGCTAACTTCTCAAGGCTTGTATCAGGCCTTATCCCCTCGTCTCTATCAAGCCTGACGGGCACCCCGCCTAGGTTCTCCTCTATAGGCTCCATGTCCAAGAACCACTTATTTTCAGTGGCCCTCCAAGCCCTCATGTGGCTCTCGTACGCCACTTGGTCCAACTCCTGGCGAGTTATACCCCACTCTCTGGCGAGCAAGTCGGTCTCCTCGCCCATGAGCATGTTGTTTGTGGGGTCGGTGAGACCATCGTAGACCATCAAATCGACCAGCGCTTGTTGGCGGCCTATCAAATGCTTCACGCCCCAACGGGAATCGTAGGGGATCGCGAGAGGGGCTGTGGACATAGACTCAGCACCTCCAGCGATAACTATGTCGGCATCGCCTACGGCGATTTCTCTGTACGCCTCGATCACGGCCTGCATGCCCGATGAACACACTCTGTTCACCGTATAGGCGCTTGTAGTGACAGGCAGGCCCGCATAGAGCGCCGCTTGCCTCGCAAGGCTCTGCCCTTGACCGCCTTGAAGAGTAGAGCCTATTACCACTTCATCGACAAGCTTACCGTCAAGGCCGACCCTCTCCAACGACTTGCGTATCGCAAAAGCGGCAAGATGGGCCGTCTTGACGTCGCGGAGGGCGCCTCCGAACTTGCCTATGGGAGTCCTCGCATACCCCACTATCCAGACCTCGCGCATGCGGCAACCCTGCAACATATTTAAAACCTTATCTTAAAACTATGGCTAACATCTCATGAATACTCTAGTCGATATAGATAAATATATTTATATTTATTAATATGTATCAAACACATACTATAAACATACAATTGTGCTCGAACACTTTACAACGCAAAATTTATTTTATAGTCCCTCAATACTTTAGTGCAGGCCGTTGAAATAGTCGTAGTCGGCTTCATTCTGGCATTCTTCGTAGCCCTCACTTTCTATATGTTCAATTCCATGGCCCCAAGGGCTCAGACAGCTCAAGCGGAGTTGAACGTATTGGCTCAACAGATCCTCCAGAGAATAACGTCGTACTCGGCCTACAACCTCTCCAACGACATAGGAATAGCCGACCCGAACGCGCCGGGGTATCTAAGCGACTACGCTGTAGACTACTTGGCTATGGCGACAGCTCAGCTCTCGGGCTACCCAGCCTGTAACGTCTGGAACCCCAGCAGCACAGTGGCCCAGTACGTGGGAGACACAGTATACATGGCCGGCTACGGCTATGTGATCCCGGGCTTGGTCAACGGAAACCTCAACCTCACGGCTATTGCGATCAACTTCTTCGGGCGCGAGTATGGGAGGTATGACGTGGAGATACAGATAAAGCCTCTGGTCAGGCTCGGCGTCTGTCCCTACGTCGTTATGCAGAACTACGGCGTCACGTTCGAGAACGCCTTAAGCCCTGTCTGTGCGCAGTTCTATTCTATTATGGGCGCCGGCCTTAAAAACGGCACGGTTTACTTGGTCGCGCGCGGCGCTGGGGCATACCCCCAGGGCCAGGTGGCGTACACCGTCTACTACTGTACTACGTCTACTTGCTATCAGCCCTACACAGGGACGGCCACTCTAACGCCGCTGGTCCAGTCCGGCGGATATTACTATAGCTACGCCGTAGCGGCCCTCCCGCCCTATGTAAGTTTCTCTCAAATCGCCAGTCTAAGTGCGGCGCTCGTCGTCTATGCCCAAAAGGTGACCTACCCATACAGTGCCGGGTTCTATGTCTTCAACGCTACCTCGGTCTCCCTAATATATGGAGCTCCGTTCCCCGGCTCCGCGTCCACGACGCTCTACCTCATCCATGACGCCGACTACGTGATCCCCGGCTCCAATCTGCCGTGCGATGGAAGGCTGAGCTCGGCCTCGGGAAGACAGTCTTTGGGCATAAGGTACTTGAGCTTGTATACAGGCCAAGGCTTTGTGATCTACGGCTCCAACATAGAGCTCGACCCCGGCACAGGCAACTCCCCCGTTAAGGTGCAACCCTGTAGCCAATGCACTACCTCGGCCCACTGTACGGCGTGTTGGGCGAGCCTGCCCACCGACACGTTGTTGGCGATCGCCTACGTCACTCCCAGCTCTAGCTCGGGCAAAATACCGAGCGCTGCCCTCGTCCCCATACCCCTCTTTCCGGCGCCTCCAGCCACCGACGTTGACGTCAAGACGTGGCTCAGATGGGGCTTTACTAAAACGCCGAGCACCTATGCCTCATCGGCTTGGGGGGTCTTCAACTCGCTGACGACGACATATCTAGTCAATGTAACCGTCTACGAATATCCCTCGCCGCTCCCATGAGGTGGATGATCGAGCTGTTGCTCGCCGTTATGTTGGTGGCCTTGGCGGTGTACGCGCTTACTATGATGCCCAAGAGCCCGGTCTCTACAACGATGGGCAGACAGAACGTGGAGACCGCCTACAATACTTTGCTCCAGCTGTCCCTCAACCCCTCCTTTTTGAGCTCGTTGGAGGGCAGCATATGCTCTCAGAACCCTCAAGCTGTCAAGGCAATGTTGGACTCAGCAATACCTCAGCCCTACATCTACAACTTCACGGTCTATCTCGCGGGGAGCTCCCCGCCGCCATGCCTCATATGCGCCACATGGAATAGCAAGCTCCTATCGGTGGCCAGGCCGACGGGCTGGGCCGGCTCCACGGCGACATCCTCTGCCACAATAGCCGCAGTATTGCCCGACGGAACTCAAGTGAAGCTCGTGCTCTATATAGGCAAGCCGTAACGTAAAATATATATTTTTAGAGAAAGGCTCATGAAGTGAAGTTTAAGGGTCAGTGGATAATACTCACAGCGCTCGCGGTCGTTATTGCAGTGGCCGCCATATATATGGCCTACGTCTCGTCAACTATAGTGCCGGTGGCCTCCATACAGAGGCCGGCGTATGGCATCATGAGCCAAGACTGGCCCGAGTTAGTTCAGCTCTTGGCAGGGTACGCGCAGTTCCTCGCGCAGAGCGGGGCCTCTAAGGCGTCTATAGGCGCTCTGGACGCCGGCCTCTACAACAACCTAGTGCTAGCTCATCCGGCGGACGCCTATTTTCAGCTCCGGGTAGCCCAGAGCTTTCTCGGCGCCGCTCTCTCCTCGGTCGAGCAGAGCTTGCTCCCGCTGGGCACCTTCATTACGGCCAACTTCACGATAGACCAGAGGGGCTTCGGAGGCACCCTTGGCCCATATCCAGCTGCTCTGAGGCTGAGCGACGCCTATAACTTTACCTATTGGATAAACAGCGGAGCTATGCAAGTCCTCTACGCCTACCGGCTCTATAGATTTGTAGTAAGCACGCAAGTGCCCGTGCAGACCGACTACGTTATAATATACTCAGCCGACGTCAGAAGGCCGACCTCGGTCGGAGAGTCCTACAGCGTGCCTGTCGAGGATATATTGAACTTGGCCAAGAGCGGGGGCGGATACGATGTGAGTCTGCTTAAGGACAGGATGTACCTCATCCTGGTCAACAACACAGCCTTGGAGCAAGCGCTCCAGTACCTCGCCAGTCCCGGCTGTACGCCGAGCGGGTTCAGGGTAAGGCTATCGAAGGCCTTCGTACAAATCCCGTGGTGGTCGGAGTATATAAGGTGCCCCTTCTGTCTGTTCGACTTCAAAATGCCCGCTGGGACTTTAACGGCGCCTGGATACTCAGACGAGGTCATGGTGGTGCTCTTCAGCCAGCCCACCCGGAGGATACAGTTGGCGTTAAACATACCGCTTATGTTGTACCTCTCCGGCATAAATCCCGCCGGCGTATCGCCTAGTTGTTACTCCGTTTTGAACAACCAATACTCGTTAACTCTAAGGGTAGACCCAACGCTGAACAACAACCCATATGCCGTGTATAATATAGGCGGAGCGGAGTACTTCTATAACGCAGCGGCCATGAGCGGTTGGCCCAGCTCCATAGTCTATAGTACGTGTCATCAGGTTGGGCCTGAAAACCAGCCGACTCCGATTGAGCAACTGGTCCCAACCTCAGTATACGGAAACGCCACCACCGGCTTGTTGTTGGGCGCGGTATATCCGCCTGACACATACGATGTTGGATATCAGATATGGACCAGCATGAGCGTGCCCCAGAGCTGGCCGGGCTTTCAAGTGAGGACTCTCATCAATGTGACTAGCATCGGCTCAGAGAAGATGGGCTATCTCGCGTTGTTCTGGGGAGGCTATGATGGAAGCACTTTCCCGTGGTGTGCAGACATGATAGCTGTACAGCCCGAGAGCTATCCGCCGACTTTTGTGTGGTCTTATCAGCCCCAAGGGTATTTAACGGGCCCGTGGCAGACGTATTCTTGGCAATACGGCGGATCGTACGTACCTCTAAGCTCTAACAGATGGTACGTCCTCTCTATATCGGAGGCGTTACAGGGCAGTAACGTCGGCCAAGCATATTTGGCCGTCTACAAATTCCTATCAAACTCCTCTGGACCCATGACGCCCTATGTAGGACAGTGGGTCAACTTGGGCACTGCCCTGTATTCTTTCAATGTTGTGTTGGGCACAGACACTGAGGACTTCCCCCAGTCCGGGGCAACGCCTTGGACCGACGCAGCTATATACGACTTCTTGGCAGTTAGGCCTTGGGTATATCCGGAGCCTTCGGCCGTCTTGACTACCTTGGGCGCAGCACCGGTGCTTAGTCCGCCGAGACCTACAGTCATAGCTTGGGGCAGATACTCTCTGGCGAACGCCTCTGTGACGATGCTCGGCAATATCTCCCTGGCCTTGGTGACGGACCTCAATATAACCCAGAGGATAGTGGTGAACGCCTCGACGCGATATGTCGTGGCCCAGTACTACAGCCCGTTCTATGTTAAATACATCTACGGCGTTTTAGTCAAGTCCAACGTGCCCCGAAGCACGCTAGCGTCCTCTTTCACCCTCGTCTACAACTACGGCGGAGTCCTCTACAACTACACGTGCGGCGCATCGCCTATGTGCAACCAGACTCTCGTCACATACTATGGGTACTTCAACGGGGTAGACAAGGCGTTGTTCAACGTGTCAGTGTTGGTCCCCCGCCACTCCAACTTCGCCGTAGTGCTCAACCTCCTCGGGGCGCAGATCGCTGTGAACAACCTCACTGTGGTGCACCCGCAGGTGTACTATCTCTGGAGCGGCAACTCGCTCTACCTGGTCAACGTGGGCAATATGGACGCAGTCTTCTACTTCCCCTGGCAGTCGGGAGCGCCCGTAGTGGCCTCGATCTTCCCCAACGACGGCGTCTTCGGCGCAGCTATGGATATAGCGGGCAACGGCGGGAGTTGGACGCTTGTCATAGTGCCGGCTCAAAGCGCAGTTAACGTGACGTTTGCCCCCACATATGTCTCCCAGATACGTCAAGGCTTTCCAAGCGCATATTCGCCGCAGTGGGAGTTGCCCTATATATCGGCGATGTCATTTCCCTCCACAAACTGCCGCATCTTACAAGTGTATTTCCCGTCAGAGTACACGGGCGATCACCTCGTACTAGTTCTTCCGCCCATTGTACTGGCAAATTTAGGTTTCTCCAACTACCGGAGACTTGCCTTCTACATCTTCTCAAAGGGCTCTTGGGTATCTGTCCCATATGCCATGGCCTATTGGAACGACGTGTGGCTCCGCATAAATCAATACAGAGGTTGGTTTGCGTATAGAGGCTCTCTTATATCAGTATGTACCGGCGGATCTCCGACATCTATGTATAATATTCTGGATATGTATATACCTAAAACAAGCGGTTCCTACGCCTTCAATCCGCCTATAGGCCTTTCGGCATATCCCAACGGGTTTGCTATAATTATAAATTTAACTGGAAGTATAATAAATTATGGAAGTCCTGAACAGTATCTTAATTATATTTATTTAGCTAATACTACGAATCCAAGTTATACTTGTATAGAAGGAACTTACGCCGGCCGGCTCTTGGAGATATGGAACGGGTTCGCTAGCGGTACTCCAGGTTGGACGGATTGGTGGAACCAGTACGCAAGCGTCTGCGGAGATCAAAGCGTGTGGACCACGTACGGCTCAGGCGTTGAGACCTATTTCATAATAGCGCTCACGCCTCAATTTGCCAACTTCCACATTGCTACGGAATCTGGAAACATGCTCAATCCCTACAATATGTGGTGGTACAACGGGTGGCCCAACACGGCGTACAACCCCGCCCTATTTCAGACGACGCCGACATGTAGCGATCCTCAACAGTGCAACGGCCCTCTGTGGTCCTTCAATTACCTGGTGGTCAGTCCCACGTTGAGCTACGGAATTGATGTAATACCGTATATGTGGCCTCTGCCGTACGTGTTATTAGACGGCAATATCTATCAGACGATATGAGAGGTCTCGAGGCTCTGGAGGTGGCTATCTTGCTCTCAATATCGCTGGCTATAATTTTCGCCGCAGTGCCCTACATAATTCAGAACATATTCCAACTGGAGGCAGGGCTTGAGGCCAAGAACGTGATAGCCTTTTTGACCTCTCTGGCGGACTCGTTGGAGTCAGACTTCGGCATGACCGGCGTCCAGAGGATGTATCAGCTGCCCAGCGCGTACTTTGGGACGTTCTACGTGAGGACGCCGCGCCTCTACGTCTCCATAAGCTGTGCGTCTCTGTCTGGAACCACGTCAACGACCTTCGTCTTCAGAGAGGCCGTTGTAGGCTATAACTCAAGCTACGCCGAGTTCGGAAACGCCATGTTGAGGGGTCTCACAGGCTCTCTGCTCGCCCCCATTGGGGAACCGGTCATCGCAGTGAACTCGACTTTCCCAAGCGCTGTGCGTCTCTATACTAGAGTCGTTTACGTCAACGGCACATCATCTCTATATCTTTACACAATATCTGCATCCTTCATCCAGCAGGGAACAGGCGGGGCGCTGGCCTACGTGGTCGGACCTCTAAACTCCACCTCGCTCACATGCGGCGGCACCGCCGCTGTGACAGTGTCGAGCAGATTGGGCTCTGCCACGGCCACCTTCAACAACGTCCAGACGGTGTACTTGGTCTGGAACAATGTCACACTAGTCTGGAAATGAGGGGCATATCAGCTCTCGAGGCCGCAATCCTTTTCGGCTTCC includes:
- a CDS encoding thiolase family protein, encoding MREVWIVGYARTPIGKFGGALRDVKTAHLAAFAIRKSLERVGLDGKLVDEVVIGSTLQGGQGQSLARQAALYAGLPVTTSAYTVNRVCSSGMQAVIEAYREIAVGDADIVIAGGAESMSTAPLAIPYDSRWGVKHLIGRQQALVDLMVYDGLTDPTNNMLMGEETDLLAREWGITRQELDQVAYESHMRAWRATENKWFLDMEPIEENLGGVPVRLDRDEGIRPDTSLEKLAKLKPAFRPDGVLTAGNSSQLSDGAAVLVLASAERARELGLRPVAKILGYSWHMVEPWRFVEAPIYAVQKLLKKLGVDITYFDYFENNEAFAVNNVLFHRVLQVSYEKLNPFGGAIALGHPLGASGARVITTLISVLKVKGAKRGIAALCHGTGGGTAIAIELA